One Primulina tabacum isolate GXHZ01 chromosome 10, ASM2559414v2, whole genome shotgun sequence DNA segment encodes these proteins:
- the LOC142504813 gene encoding uncharacterized protein LOC142504813 isoform X3 has translation MSSSKLANYPWPSTVNAVNFISVKLFLNKDNKERSINYYRLWKKQMICLLESQDLLGFVDGQIPPPKESVDEQKLWRRTDKLITGWILGSITGIDVFDVVVGLESSREVWLALEIFFKSDDNEIQTSSSSGTDFHRYLPLHRAILRGDSKEGKKFLDKDEDAITACINDSSETALHVAVETGKSNDFVRKLLEYPMPNEAMLSKDSTGDTALHTAALAGNKEAAILLVNKKPDLLYITNDNNMLPIHLAARNSHKDTLTYLISVSKKEVQNSPFVGKLGALLLTIAIASEFIDLVQN, from the exons ATGTCTTCCTCAAAATTAGCAAACTATCCATGGCCGTCAACTGTTAATGCTGTGAACTTTATATCAGTGAAGCTATTTCTTAACAAAGACAATAAGGAAAGAAGCATTAATTATTACAGGTTATGGAAAAAACAGATGATCTGTCTGTTAGAGAGCCAAGATTTGTTAGGCTTCGTAGACGGCCAGATCCCGCCGCCTAAAGAATCCGTGGATGAGCAGAAACTCTGGAGAAGAACCGACAAGCTTATCACAGGATGGATTCTGGGTTCCATTACTGGGATCGATGTGTTTGATGTAGTGGTGGGATTGGAAAGTTCCAGGGAAGTTTGGTTGGCATTggaaatttttttcaaatcagaTGATAATGAAATTCAAACGAGCAGTTCTAGTG GTACGGATTTTCACAGGTACTTGCCATTGCATAGAGCAATATTAAGAGGTGATTCGAAGGAAGGCAAGAAGTTCTTGGACAAAGATGAAGATGCAATCACGGCCTGCATCAATGATTCCTCGGAGACAGCTCTGCACGTAGCGGTGGAGACTGGAAAATCAAATGATTTCGTGAGAAAGTTGTTAGAATACCCGATGCCAAATGAAGCGATGCTCTCGAAAGATAGTACGGGGGACACTGCTTTACACACAGCCGCTTTGGCTGGAAACAAGGAAGCTGCGATACTATTGGTGAACAAAAAACCCGACTTGCTATATATTACAAATGACAATAATATGTTGCCGATTCATTTAGCAGCGAGGAATAGCCATAAAGATACGCTTACGTATCTCATATCCGTCTCCAAGAAAGAAGTGCAGAATAGCCCATTTGTGGGAAAGTTGGGGGCTTTGCTGTTGACAATTGCCATAGCTTCTGAATTTATTG ATTTGGTGCAGAATTAG